The Campylobacter armoricus sequence TGTTTTGATTATGCTAAGAAGGAAGATAAAATTAGTATTAGAATGTATAAAAATCATCAAGTGTTTGACTTTTTTGAGGAGAATTTAAAAAACTTTTATGCTAAAAGTGATATTACATATAATGTAAATTTTGAACATTTTATGCAAGTTTTAAAAGAAGAAAGGTTTGAAATACTAGAGTATAAAAACCAAAACCAAGCTTTAATTGACTTTGGTTTAGAAAAAATTATAGAGCAAGCTAAAAATACCAACCCCCAAATTTATAAAAACTTTATCAAGCAAAGTAAAAATTTGATGTTTAGTTTTGGTGATAAATTTAAATTTTTAGAATTTAAACTTTAAAATTATTGCTTATAATATTAAGTCCAAAACCTTTTAAACCTATAAATTCTTTATCAGTATTTTGACTTAGAAGTTTGATTTTTGAAATTTTTAAATACCTTAAAATTTGTGCCCCTATGCCATAGTTTTTAAATTGAATATTTTCTTGTTTTTCATTTTTCATAAAAATAATCACACCTCCTTCTTGATGTAAATATTCAATTTGTTTTAATAGTTCATTGAATTTATTAGAAGTTAATAGCTCAAAATCACTTCCACTAAGATAAAATTTAACATTTTCACTTTCTCTTAAATCACCAAAACTAAATGCTATATGTTCATTTTTATTGTGATCTTTAAAAGTCATTTTTTTAACTTTAAAACCTGCTAAAACACTTTCTTCTTCTTTGATTAAAGAAATTAAACTTTCGTTTTTTAAACGATATTCGATTAAATCTGAAATAGTAATCATATTAATATTATGTTTTTTACAAAATTCAAGTAAATCACTTCTTCTAGCCATGCTTCCATCATCTTTAACAATTTCGCATATTACACAAGCTTCTTTCAATCCTGCTAAGCGACATAAATCCACTGTGCCTTCTGTATGACCCGTTCTTTCTAAAACCCCGCCTTTTTTTGCAATCAAAGGATTAATATGACCAGGGCGCACAAAATCGCTTGCATTTGCATTATCATCAACAAAAATTTGAATTGTCATATCTCTTTCATAAGCACTTACTCCTGTTGTTGCTTTTTTTGCATCTACTGTTATAGTAAAAGCTGTTTCGTGATTTGAGGTATTTTTAGGTACCATTAAAGGTAGCTCAAATTTTTTTGCTAAATTTTCATTTAAGGCCACACACACTACACCTCTTGCGTGAGTGATGGCAAAATTTACTTTTTCTTGTGAGCTAAATTGTGCAGGAAAAATCAAATCTCCTTCGTTTTCTCTATCTTCAGCATCTACCATTACTAACATCTTACCATTTTGAAGTTCTTTTATAGCTTGTTCTACACCAATATATCCCATAATCAATCTTCCTTTTTATACTTTTTTGAGAAATTATATATTATTTTTCTTGACATTATATTAAAAATAATATATAATGCGGTTTTTAATTTATGAAAATATTTCTTTATTATTGGGGTATCGCCAAGCGGTAAG is a genomic window containing:
- a CDS encoding bifunctional 3,4-dihydroxy-2-butanone 4-phosphate synthase/GTP cyclohydrolase II, translated to MGYIGVEQAIKELQNGKMLVMVDAEDRENEGDLIFPAQFSSQEKVNFAITHARGVVCVALNENLAKKFELPLMVPKNTSNHETAFTITVDAKKATTGVSAYERDMTIQIFVDDNANASDFVRPGHINPLIAKKGGVLERTGHTEGTVDLCRLAGLKEACVICEIVKDDGSMARRSDLLEFCKKHNINMITISDLIEYRLKNESLISLIKEEESVLAGFKVKKMTFKDHNKNEHIAFSFGDLRESENVKFYLSGSDFELLTSNKFNELLKQIEYLHQEGGVIIFMKNEKQENIQFKNYGIGAQILRYLKISKIKLLSQNTDKEFIGLKGFGLNIISNNFKV